Within the Vibrio sp. DW001 genome, the region TACTTTCTTTGCTTGGATTAGTAGCGGTAAGTTTCATTCTCTGGAATGTCGTGTATCTCTCTGTTGTCAAAAGGTTGCATATCTACTCCGATGCGATTCGTTCAGTAGCAAATGGTGACTTAGCGTTCGATATTGATGTCAAAGGTAGCGATGAACTGGCGCAAATGGGTAAAGCTATCGTTATTGCTAGAGATACCGCTGAACAGCTTCAAATCGTTGCAGCCAGTGATGCTGTGACCAAAAATGAATTAGAAGAGCATAAAGCACATTTAGAGGAAACTATTACCGAACGAACGAAACAGCTTAGAATGGCAAACGAGAAACTCAACCAAGAAGTATTAAAACATAATCAAGCAAGGATCGAAGCGGAGCAAGCAAACCGAGCTAAAACTGCCTTTCTTTCTACCATGAGTCATGAGATCAGAACCCCAATGAATGGTGTGCTCGGTACTGCAACATTATTGGATGAGACACGTTTAAATATCAAACAAAAACAATATGTCGATGTAATTAATCGCAGTGGTAACACCCTGTTGGGCATTCTAAACGATGTGCTTGATTATTCTAAAATTGAAGCGGGTTTTTTGGAAATTCGCGAAGCACCTTTCAACCTTTCTGCTCTCGTGACCGACGTTTACCAACTTCAGAAGAGTAACGCGACAGAGAAGCAGCTCGGTTTTTCTATGAACGTCGACAAAGAAATCAGTGGTTATTGGTTAGGCGACGCGACACGAATTACTCAGGTACTGAATAATCTTGTAAGTAATGCCATAAAATTCACGTCAACAGGGGACGTGAGCGTTAACGTCTGTAAGGACTCGCGTCACTTTGGACATATTCTTTTTCGTGTTATCGATGCTGGGGTAGGTATATCGGAAGGCGATAAATCGAAACTGTTTGATGCATTTACTCAAGTTGGTAATGCTAAAGCAAAATTAGGTGGAACAGGACTGGGCTTAGCAATTAGTCAAAAAATAGTTACTGCGATGGGAGGTCTTCTAGAGGTGGGGTCAGAACTCAATCAAGGCAGTGTATTTAGCTTCTCTATCCCACTAGAAGTCTCATTAGAGACAATCAAACCGAAACCAGTAGTAAAAGAACAAACCAACCTTGTTGCGAAGATCTTATTAGTCGAAGACAACCCTGTTAATTGCCTCGTTGCAGAGGGCTTTCTCACCAATAAGGGCCACCAAGTGGTTATTGCAGAAAATGGAGCACAAGCAAGAGATCTGTTTAAGAAGCAGCAGTTTGATATTGGCTTGTTAGATATCAATTTACCCGATTGCAATGGTGTAGAGCTTATGGCTGATCTGCGATTGATAGAGGCCGAAACCCTTAACAACGCGGAGAAACGTATTCCAATGGTTGCCATTTCTGCCCATGTGTTTAGTGAAGAAGTGCAGGGCTATTTGAAAGCGGGGTTTGATGACTATTTGCCTAAGCCTTTGGATAAAAATAAATTACTTATTCTTGTGCAATCGATTCTAAAAGGGCGAATACTTCAACGACCACAACCTTCCTTTGAAGTAGAAAAGCATCAAAAGCTGGTGGATTTACATGTATTAGATGAAGATTGCAAAGTTTTGGGTGTAGAGAAAGTGCTTGAATTAATAAAGCTATTTGAGAACAGCAGTCTAGATATCGTCAAGCAATTAGATCAAGCCGTGATGGAACTAGATCCTGCTTTGGTGAAACAATTAGCGCACAAACTAAAGGGCTCTGCGGGTTCTATGGGAATGTATACACTTCATGCTACTTGTCTCGAGGTTGAATCCAATGACTATCCAATTGAAACGTATCAAAAACAAAGAGATTCGCTGATCTCAATAATAGAACGGTCAATTAGACTGGTAAAAAAAGCAAGGCAATGAGGTACCAATAAGCAACTTATTGCATTCATAAATACATATAATTAGTTGGTTATGATCAAGATTTTATAGATTACTTGCTGTTATAGTCACCGCTATTAGATCAAGCCCTCTTAAAGTAGAGGGAACTTGCAGTATTAAGGTTAAATAATGATAGCGTTAAAAGAAGCATATACAGCGGGACTGCTGAAACAAAAGTATTGGTTAAATAACGTGTTATCAGGTGTCATCGTTGGGGTTGTCGCGTTACCGTTGGCAATGGCATTTGCGATTGCTTCAGGTGCTAAGCCCGAGCAGGGAATTTACACGGCAATTGTTGCAGGATTCTGTGTATCAATATTTGGTGGCAGCAGGCTACAAATAGCAGGCCCTACTGGGGCTTTCATCGTAATATTGTCGGGCATTACTGGCGAACATGGCGTTATAGGGCTACAAATAGCGACATTCATGGCCGGTATCATACTATTTATATTTGGCTTAACGAAGATGGGTTCGATTATCAAGTTTATACCAGCCCCCGTCATTGTCGGATTTACTGCTGGTATTGGTGTCATCATATGGATAGGCCAGTGGCGTGACTTTTTTGGTCTACCAGTCGTTACCGGAGAACATTTTCATCAAAAATTTGCCCATTTGATCGAATTGTTACCCCAGTTTCATCCAAGTACTACAATGTTTGGCATTGTTTCTCTATTCATTCTTCTTATATGCCCGAAATTGCGATGGACTAAGAAAATACCAGGCCCTCTGATAGCGCTTGTATTGATGACGTCATTGCAGGCTATGTTTCAATTCGAAGGTATTAAAACGATAGGGAGTGCGTTTGGTGGCATTCCATTAGGCTTGCCTACATTCGAACCTCTATCCTTTGAGTGGAGTCAGGTAATAACACTTATTGGGCCAGCGTTTGCAATCGCTATGCTAGGCGCCATAGAGTCACTATTATCTGCTGTCGTCGCCGACGGTATGGTAGGGACTAAGCACAACTCCAATCAAGAACTCGTTGGTCAAGGCATCGCAAATATTGTTGCACCATTATTTGGTGGTTTCGCTGCGACGGGTGCGATTGCCCGTACAGCTACAAACATTCGTAATGGTGGTAATAGCCCGTTAGCGGGTATCGTTCATGCTATTACGTTGTGCGTTGTACTCCTTGTGTTGGCTCCCCTAGCTGACAATATACCGCTAGCTACTCTTGCTGCTATTCTCTTTGTTGTCGCGTGGAATATGAGCGAAGCCAAACACTTTGTCAAAATGATGCGAACCGCGCCTCACGCCGATGTTGCGGTCTTGATTATCACTTTTACGTTGACAATTTTTGCAGACTTGGTCGTTGCCGTTAATATTGGCGTGATTTTAGCAACATTACATTTTCTACATCGCATGGCTTCAAGTGTGGAAGTATCATTGCAGTCGTCAGACCAATTGAATGATGAACAAGTCTTGGCAGGGGAGTTGCCCCTGCCCAAAGATACGGTTGTCTATAACGTAGATGGTCCCTTTTTTTTCGGCGCAGTGGATAGTTTGGATAGAACACTAGCGGAAACGTTAACAACACCCGAATACCTTGTTATTCGTTTGAAGTGGGTTCCATTCATCGATATCACAGGTATTGAGGCTCTTGATAAAGTGATCAGAGAATTACAAAACCGTGGAATACGCGTGATGGTGTGTGGTGCGAACACCCGTGTAGAGAAAAAGCTCAAGAAAGCCGGTGTGTTGGACTTAGTCGGTGTGTATTACTATTTCGCAACCTTTGACAGTGCTGTAAATGCAATTCGGGAAAGACAAATTGATTAAATCCTCAAACGTACGATAAATAAGCCATTATAAATGTGTTGGATAAAGGCGATTATGTTGACAAAAGACAGCGTTGCTCATTATTCTCCACGTTGAATTTACACTTAGCAGTCTCAATATGAACAAAGCAAACAAATCGGTACAGATTAAAAAAGAGGTCGATGTAAACTCTAGTACTCTGATTAAAACCGTTAATGGACCGATAGGACTCCATTGCAGGAACAAGCATCAAGGGCGTTATGATTTTAAGAAACTTGTTGAATCTCTGCCACGGCTTAAAAAGGTTCTTACAAGGAATCCGAAAGGTGAAGACAGCATTGATTTTTCCGACCCAGAAGCAGTAAAGCTTCTCAATCGTGCACTTCTTTGTTGCTATTACAATATTGAGCAGTGGGATATCCCTAAAGGGTATCTTTGTCCGCCAATACCGGGCCGTGCAGATTATATCCATCGAGTTGCAACACTGTTATCAAGTGAAAGCAAAGGTTTAAAGCATCATCTCGTTAACGCGTTAGATATTGGCGTTGGGGCTAATTGTATCTACCCAATTATTGGTGTTAGTGAGTATGATTGGCATGTCGTAGCCTGTGATGTTGACCCGATTTCGATAGCGTCGGTCGAAAAAATCGTATCGAACAATTTAATTTTGAAAGATAAGGTCGATTGTAGGCTTCAGATTAACAGTCAGAATTTTTTTCAGAATATCATCCAACCGGGTGAATATTACGATATAACAACCTGTAATCCACCATTTCATAAATCATTATCGGAAGCGCAACAAGGCAGCGAACGCAAAATCAAAAACCTTGTATCAAATCGAATAAAACGAGGTCAATCTTTGCAACAACTGAATAAGGGGAGCCAACCTTTGCTCAACTTTGGTGGACAAAAAGCGGAGTTGTGGTGTCAGGGGGGTGAAGCAGAGTTTGTAAAAAACATGGTACTAGAGAGTAAACGTTTTGCTGACCAGGTGCTTTGGTTTTCTACACTCATCTCGAAGAAGGACAATGTAAGGTGGATGAAAAAGAATTTGGAAAAGGTAAATGCGTGTGAAGTTCAGATATTAGAAATGAGCCAAGGTCAAAAAGTGAGTCGTATTGTTGCGTGGACCTTTAAAAGCCCACAACAACGGCAACAGTGGCTTAAACTTAAAAACTAATTTAATCATGAGCATTTGGTTTTCCTCTAAGTGCTTTTGTTTTTCCTTTCAGTACTTTAGTGTCTACGCGTTTTCGTTTAGAAGAACGTGTAGGGCGTGTCACTCTGCGGGCTTTTTCAACGTAGGACACGGAAACAATTAATTCTTGAAGCCTTTTAAGTGCATCCTCTCTATTTTTTTCCTGTGTTCTAAACTGTTGAGCTTTGATGATTATCACGCCATCTTTGGTTATTCGGCTATCGTTCATGTTCAATAAACGCTGTTTATAGAAATCCGGTAGCGTAGAGTGTGTTACATCGAATCGCAGGTGTATAGCACTTGCAACTTTGTTAACATTTTGTCCTCCAGCCCCTTGCGATCGTATTGCGGTAAGTTGAATTTCCCAGTCGGAAATTTCAACACTGTTTGATATTTTTAACATTATTTGTCCGTAAAATTAGTAGATTATCTGTTGTTGTATATATGGTAGAGTTATGGTGTCTCGATTAATTTTACAGGAAAAATAGAATGAATATTGATCTTTCCAAATATGAAGGTGTGATATTTGATATGGATGGTACGCTTATAGATACCATGCCCGCACACCTTGATGCGTGGGAAACGACAGCAAAGCAGTTCAATTTTACGTATGACAGAGACTGGATCCACGGACTGGGTGGTAAACCGAGTCCAGTAATAGCAGAAGAAGTTAGCCTAAAATATGGTATAGAACTGGATTTTGCAGCGGTGTCTGACTTCAAAATGATCACTTTTTCGCAAATGGCAGAGCAAGGTGACGTTATAAAGCATACCTTTGATGTCCTCAAAAAGGCTTATGGCAACAAGAAACTTGGGCTTGGTACTGGTAGTCAAAGAGCAAATGCGATGAGGCTCTTGGAAGAAAGAGATCTGTTGCCATATTTTGATGCAATAGTGACTGCATCGGATGTGACGAATTTTAAACCATGCCCAGACACATTTATTAAGGCCGCAGAAAGTATGGGTGTTGCACCAACCTCATGCGTGGTGTTTGAAGATACGGCATTGGGTAAAAAAGCGGCACATTCAGGTGGAATGGATTGTATAATGGTTCTTCCTGATGGTTTCGAGTTTTGTCCAGTTGAACGATAAAATAAACGGTGCCGATAAGTTTGAATAGTGAACGTCATGTAGACTATATGAACGAATACATCGTTATGATATTTATTGATATAGGTTGATAAGAGTACTTCAAATTATTGACTATTTAAGCTTATGTTTATATTGTATATAGATGTGACAAGGTCAAGGTATTTATTGTATGTATCGTTAAACTTCAATGTTGATGTGTTTCTATAAATAACACACCAACATTGAAGCAATATTAACTATTTACATAGCGTGCATTGAAATGAATTATTTTCTTCAAAATAATCTAGTATCGGCGTTATTAACACCTCCTCTCCAGCACGCCATCGTGCAATAATTGGGGTGACAAAACCTTCTCGACCTAAATTTGATTCAAACTCAACGATATTTTTCCACTTTTCTGCACCTATATGCGTAGGTAAAAATGCCCACCCCATTTTTTCAGATAATGCACATTCCAATAACTCTAAATCATTAATAACTTTATTATTTGGGGTGAATATAAATTTCTGATCTTTCGTTTTATTTAGATAAGCTTGTGGCAATATTTGAGTATGGTGGACGAGCTCGCTTAACATTACATATTGTGAATCAAAAAAATCTTTGTGGGCATAAAATCGATAAGGCATAAACCCAAGAATGCGCCATTCGTTCGTGCTTAGTTTCTCTTCATTATCATCTGACGGCGCTATTATAAGATCGACAATGTTTTTTTCGAGAAGTTCTAGTGACACGTTAGAACCAATTTTTATAAACTCGATCTCCATTTTTTTTGAGTGTGCATATCGAATCAAATTTTTAATCATTTCTTTTGGTACAACGGCATCGTAAGCCATTCGCAATGTGACTTTTGAGGCATCTGGGCAGACTGTTTTTATTGTGTTTTGCCATGTAAAAATTTGTGCTGTCAATAGAATGGAAGGCTTGAGAATTCTATTCCCTAATGGAGTGAGTTCTATTTGCCTAGAACTTCTATTAAATAATTTGTGACCTAGTTCAAACTCAAAAGATTCAATATGTTCTGTAATTGTTGCACGGTTTTTATTTAAATGTTTCGCCGCCGTAGAGATATTTAGATCTTGGGCGACTTGTACAAAGGAAACGAGTTGATTGTAATTAAAGTCCTTCACCTAAATCGATCCTTATTGGAAAGAATTCTCATTCTAATTTTTTATGTCGGAAAAGCCCGCAGTTGCTGATTTCATTATCAAATAAACATAGGCTATAAATCTTTCGTATATTACATGCTTTTTAGACATCGTACATAAATGAGATTTTATTATGTCAAATGAAAACCAGAAAGAAAACGAAAATGAAGTTGAAGACAATTCACGTCGCAATTTTTTTAAATTGGGATTGGGAGCGGCTGCTATTGCGGGGGTAGGTGTTTCCTCTGCCCACGCGGCAAACAAAATAGAAGGTGTAAGTCATAGCGATTTCCCTGTTCCCATTGATCCTGATGTATTGAAACCCATGCCGCAAGAAAACTCGATTTGGACGTTTATTAAATCTCCTTTGTTGGCGGACAAATTTCCGGAAAGAAATCAGAATTTCGAAAATGGCTGGAATTTCCAACAGCATGGCTTTAATCCCTTCGTTGGGCTGGATAACTCAAAACCTGGAATGCGACAGCTAGATCTGGCCTTAATGATGTCAGGTTGGGCGATGGATGATGTATTGGCGCCGGGTTCATCTTCGTTGCAGATCAAATCTGGCGTTTACGGTTGGGAACAACATGGTCTCATGGATCAACAATGGCAGTTCGAAAGTGCCGAAGATGCAAGCCAGAGCATTAAGTCAGCAGCCAGACTATTAGGGGCAACACGGTGCGGAATTACTCGCAACCATAAGGTGTGGAATTGGGACCCGCTTTATGATTCGAAAGAAGGGCGAGAGGTTTCTTGGGATGAGTTTCCGTTTGTGGCAAAAACCGTAATAGTCGTTTTGATTGAGGAAGATTACCAAGCAATCGCTACAGCACCTTCTTACGTGTCCGGAGCCGCCGTTGGTATGGGATACTCTCAGATGGCGACAGTAGCCGGGAGTTTAGCGACATTTATTCGAGGGTTAGGTTATCAGGCTGTTGGCGCGGGTAACGATTTGGGAAATAGTGTTTCTTATGCCATAGAGGCGGGTTTAGGTGAAGGGGCTCGTAATGGTCACATGATGGCCCCACGATTTGGCCCTCGTGTTCGAATTGCGAAAGTCTATACCGATCTAGAATTACCTGACGAAGCATATGATAAACCTAAGTCTTTTGGGATTATGGAGTTCTGTGAGAAATGCAAGTTATGTGCAGAAAAGTGTCCCTCAAAAGCGATCAGTTTAGATGACAAACCGGGGTGGGGACCAACCTATGAAAATGGCGAAAACCCAGAGTACTCCTGGCACCATCAGAGAGGCGTTAAAAAATTCTATAATGACGCCAAAAAATGCTACAAATATTGGGTAGATAGTGGCACTGATTGTGCGATTTGTATGACGGCTTGCCCATGGAATAAACCAGATTTTTGGCACCATAGATTGATTGATGCTTCTAATGCTTATACGGGCGGACCCATTCATACCTTCATGAAAGTGATGGATGAGTTATTTGGATACGGAAATGTATTTGATGAACAGGCCGTTATTGATTTTTGGAAAACAGGCAAAGACATTGAAGTTTAATAGGAGCATAAAATTATGATGGCATTAATGTGGTATCTGCTGGGTATGTTCACCGTAACAGCATTTATCGGGTACAGGAAACTTGATCGTTTATATAAACTAAATTGGATAGCAAAGCTCGGCATCCTCGCTTCAGCCATCGGTATGTGGTTCTGTATTGCTTGGTCGTGGGCTTCTTTTGTAGAGAGAGAACCTCAGTCAGGTGCAATGGGTTTGGTTATGTTTGGTTTTATTTCCATAGTGATTTTTGCTGTTACTTGGAGAACCCAGATAGCACCAAATGAAAAAGCTTCTTATAAATAATTGTATAAACGTTAGACAAATAGGGATATTTCGATAGGCCAGGAAGGCCAAATATTACAGTAAAAAGGTTACCTAACATGACTCATGAAAAACCATGCGAAGAGCTTTCCGACGCCCAGAACTACTATCTACAGGCAGCGAATCTTCTCAAGGAAATGGAACACAATGATAATGCAGAATTGGCAATAAAATACTTAACTAAATCCGCTGATTTAGGGTTAGTTGAAGCGCAGTATCAAATGGGCGTGATGTACTCTCTAGGTGAACATGTTGCTCAAAGCCAATCTATCGCATTTGATTGGTTTAAGAAAGCCTCGGATTGCGACTTTATTCCCGCTCAATTTGCGATGGCGACGCTTTATTTTCAAAGTGATCAATTTGATAAGGCTTTTGACATTCTAAATCACCTCGCAGACAAAGAAATAACAGAGGCACAAACAAATCTAGCCGACCTTTATCTGCGAGGGAAAGGAGTCGATAAAGACGTTGTAAAAGCAATCTTACTTCTTAAGTGTGCCGCCAACAAAGGAGATAGATTCGCGCAATATCGTTTGGGGCAACTCTATTATCAAGGGCAAGATACGGCAACCGACTATGTAAGCGCTCGAAAATACATAGTATTAGCAATGGAGCAAAAGGTTCTACAAGCCCATTTTATAATGGGGTCTATGTTAGAACATGGTTTTGGAATAGACAAAGATGTTGTTCGAGCATATAGCTTATATTGTTATTGCCGACACTATGGAATGCCAAATCTAGATGATTTGATAGAGGACGTATTGGGTACTCTTGATGATATAAAAAAACAGCAAGCGAAACAAAAGGCTCAGGAGTACTGCGAGCATGAACCTTCCCCTATTTAATCATAGGCTAGACAATATTTCCGAACAACTCTTTGAACAGGAGACACTGGTCAACTTTGATATATGGGGAGGCTTAAAACGCAATGAACGAAGAGGGGATGGGTTGAAAGGGAAAGAGTACAAATACATGACTCTAATGCACTCGAGCAATAATACGTCTTCAAATCGTACTTGGTGCTCACCGCCCGGTTTCCTTAGCAAAAATGACCATAATGTCGAGCGAATATTAATGAGTGAGAATCCGATTATTTATAATGTGCCACTCAGGGATTCGGCACATGTAAGGTCGCTTGAGATATCACCTTACGGCTTGGAAACGAAAGAACAAAGTACATTTACTATATTGGTGCCCATTTGTGACAATATTGAACAGCGTTGGAAAGTCATCCTGTGTTTTAGAATTAAGAACGAGCAAAACCAAAACCCTCAACTGTTTTTGAAGTGTAATCAAGAACCACTCATTGGTATTGCAAGCAAGATATATAAATTATGGTTAACCTTTGAAGGGAAAGATTTTAATCTGTATAAAGTGAGAGGTTCATTCTGTGAAAACGCCATCCAAATAGCCAGTTTGATGGTGGAAGGTTTTTCTACAAAACAGATGTCAGAGGCTTTACATATCAGTGGCTCAGGCATTGAATACCATATTGAATCAATGAGACGAATATTAGGTGCGACGAATAGAGGGAGTTTAATCGCGGAGTTGTTTAGAAATGGCATCGTTTCATGAACAGACATCAAGCTGGCATACAGTTAAATTCTTAAGTCTGAAAATGATACGGTTGCCAGACGCTATATTCTATTGTGATGAGTTTCATTATTTGAATCTAACGCAAGCAAGCCTTTATAGGTAAGCTTGCGTTAAGTTTTAACTATGCGATCTAGTTATTCGACCTACCAATGCCCTTAAAACAACTCGAATGTAATTTGGCCATCTTCCTGCATCGCCTTTAAGTAATTATCTACTTCTTCCTTGTCGACGTATCGCGTAGCGAGTGCGTGTTTGATCACCGTTGAAATTTCTGTTTTTAGTTCAGGTCTGCCACAAACGTACACTTGTGCGCCATCATCTAGTAACCAAGCAGCTAACTGTTTGTGGTGTTGATTTAACTTATCCTGTACATAAATTTTCTGCTTAGAATCTCGAGAAAATGCGGTATCAAGCTGCGTGATGACGTTTTCTGCGACGTATTGTATTAATTCCTGTTGATAGTAGAAATCCTTGTCAGCGTGCCTATTACCAAATACTAACCAGTTTTTTCCGGAATGAAGCTGCTGCCTTCTCTCCTCCAATAGGCTCATCATAGGTGCGATTCCCGCTCCCGTTGCAATTAAGATGGCCGGTATATCATCCTCTGGTAATGACATGCCTGCTCCGGGTCTAATCGTTGCTGACAGTTCGTGCCCTATAGGTAGATGTTCGGTTAAGTAATCTGAGCATAATCCATTTGTAAGTTTTCCATCTAACACAAATTGATGCTTTGTTACGCATAAAGAAATCTGATTAGGGTTTTCGGTAGGGGATGATGCGATAGAGTACAATCGCTCTTTAGCACTTCCTGGTGGCATAATGCCTACAAGGTCGTTAATTAAGTAAGGTTGTGTCACGTTGCCCTGAATGTCGAAACGTAGCTGAAAAGCGTGATTTTCGTTGTCGGCGTAAGTTGAGGTATGTAAGGGTCTTTTCTCTGCCAAAACTAATTTTATAGGTATGCTAACCGCTTTGGTTTGGTTAATGTCGATGTCATATTCTAGCTGTTGAGAGAGCCAGTTTTGCCACACTTCCATCGGGTTGCCATTGACCATGACAGGTTCTTCTTCTGTTACTAACCCCATACGAAGTAACTCGTTATGGAATAATTTTCCTGCTAGACAATAGTGGGAATAACTTTTGTCTCCAAGAGCCAATAAATCAACAGGTGTATCGAGATTAGGAAAATCTTTGAGTTGCTCATAAAATAGTATTCCGTCATCAGGGATGTCGCCCTCGCCACAAGTACTTACAATCAATAACACCTGTTTATAGCGTTTGAAATCGGCAGGTTGTAATGATGAAAGTGACCTGACGTCGGCGGTTCTTCCCAACCTGCGTATAATATCGCCGGATTGAGAAGCCAAATTAGCGGCGGTTCCCGTTTGGCTAGCATAACAAACGAGGATGTCTTGGTCCTCGTAAACAGGGCTAAAGAGGATGCTCATTAAAGCATGGGTTATTTTGTTCATATTAACGGCCAATCGCTCAAGTATAGTTCCTAATAAACGAGTCAAAAAGGAATGCAATGATAATCGCGCTGGTAACGAACAATAGCGCTGTAGAAGCCCATTGAGGTCCTTTGGTTCTTGTCTTGGGATGCAAAATTGGTTTACTCATCTCTTTGTTCTCGTCCTGTATGAGGGCAATCATATAACCTTTTGATTGCCTTACGTTTTATGAATCTTTTGATTTGGTAAACAAGGTTATTTCTTAAATTAACTAGTAAGGTTAGCATCTCTCCTGCAGGGCAGAAAAAACGACAAAACATGTCAGGGATAAAGAAGCACCCAACGATAACAGCAGGCATTATGAACCACTGAATACCATCACCTTGCAACGAAAATATCATCGAGAATGGTTCATATGCACCTGCACTAGGGTTTACGGTAACGAGACCAATCACTAAAGCGGCCCATAAGCCTACCTTCGGTATATAGCGACCATACTTCAGAACAATAGGCAGAATGGGGAAGTTAAGATTGCCAATTTTTTGTAATAGAAATTGGATAGCATGGAATGGGCAGATATGACCACAATAGATATTTCTTCCTAGAAGGATAACTGCGACGAAGACGCTCCCGAATAGAATCCAGAAACCGAGATTTTCACTGAGTGCGGGTACAAAACCTAACAATAACCCAGAGAAGTTAGCTACATTGAGTAGCTGATTGGTCATAAAGCCAATGACGATAATGCTACCCAAAATGTAAGTGAGTTTTAGCTTCTTACTGCCTATCCAAATATTGATGACTGACAGCGTAATGAGTAATGTAATTAAAACGTGATTAAGAGTGAGGTCGATTTCTTTTTGTAATGGTTTAGGGGATAAGGAAAAACTCAGTTTTGCGATGGTATGTGATGCCCTAGTATTGGCACGCATAATCGCGTTGGAGCTGAGGGTTGCCCCACTGACCGCATCCCAGTTTTTACCAGCAATGGGTAAATAATCGACAGGTTTTCGTTGGAACTGTCGTAAATATCCTGCATTTAAAAGCTTTTGGATATACGCAGGAGTGTCACTGTGGTTTAACAACTCTACTGTTTTGATTCTACCTTTTTTGGTAATGATAGACGCCAACGTTAGTGGTCCTCCGTAACTGTTATCCGTCGCGACAGACACATAATATTCCCCGCCATTGTGGTTCATCGAAAATAGTACTTCGCTACCGTTTATGGCTGAAATATTGGCGTTAGGATGCAGTCCTTGAATATCACTTTTCCAATCAGGCCGGTTATGCTCTTGACCCCAATACCAAGCAAAGATGAGTGTAATGAACGCGAGTAATCGAAACACCTTTCCATAATCTAGGCGCCATTTAATCGAGGATGTTGCCTTACTTTTACGACACGATTGCGATGAACAATCCTTACAATTCACGATAATGGCCCCTGAAAATAATAACGAAAATACAGTTGTTACTATCCACTTATGGCGAAATCGTGTCACTAGGAAAAATCATAGTAAATGTGAAAATAAAACAATAATGCGAAGCAAGGTAAACGGAAGCCTAGCGCCCTATTTAGACGTTATTATTCGTCCAAGATTAGATTGACTTTACCTAGTACCAAAAAAAAGCCCATTAACAAAGTAATGGGCTTTAAACGTTCAATCACGACCGTTTTTACGGAGTTTAACGACCAACGATTAGATACATTTCGTTTTTATACCAATAATTACTGTATTTCTAATAACTCAACATCAAATATCAGTACCGACGCTGGTGGGATAGGTCCGCTGCCGCTTTTTCCATAACCAAGGTTACTTGGTACAAATAGGCGAATTTTTTGCCCAACAACCATGGTTTGGACCCCTTCAGTCCAACCTTTTATGACTTGATTTAATCCAAATGAAATCGGTTCATTTCTATCAACCGAGCTATC harbors:
- the arfB gene encoding alternative ribosome rescue aminoacyl-tRNA hydrolase ArfB, which translates into the protein MLKISNSVEISDWEIQLTAIRSQGAGGQNVNKVASAIHLRFDVTHSTLPDFYKQRLLNMNDSRITKDGVIIIKAQQFRTQEKNREDALKRLQELIVSVSYVEKARRVTRPTRSSKRKRVDTKVLKGKTKALRGKPNAHD
- a CDS encoding beta-phosphoglucomutase family hydrolase, whose protein sequence is MNIDLSKYEGVIFDMDGTLIDTMPAHLDAWETTAKQFNFTYDRDWIHGLGGKPSPVIAEEVSLKYGIELDFAAVSDFKMITFSQMAEQGDVIKHTFDVLKKAYGNKKLGLGTGSQRANAMRLLEERDLLPYFDAIVTASDVTNFKPCPDTFIKAAESMGVAPTSCVVFEDTALGKKAAHSGGMDCIMVLPDGFEFCPVER
- a CDS encoding LysR family transcriptional regulator, yielding MKDFNYNQLVSFVQVAQDLNISTAAKHLNKNRATITEHIESFEFELGHKLFNRSSRQIELTPLGNRILKPSILLTAQIFTWQNTIKTVCPDASKVTLRMAYDAVVPKEMIKNLIRYAHSKKMEIEFIKIGSNVSLELLEKNIVDLIIAPSDDNEEKLSTNEWRILGFMPYRFYAHKDFFDSQYVMLSELVHHTQILPQAYLNKTKDQKFIFTPNNKVINDLELLECALSEKMGWAFLPTHIGAEKWKNIVEFESNLGREGFVTPIIARWRAGEEVLITPILDYFEENNSFQCTLCK
- a CDS encoding reductive dehalogenase, with the protein product MSNENQKENENEVEDNSRRNFFKLGLGAAAIAGVGVSSAHAANKIEGVSHSDFPVPIDPDVLKPMPQENSIWTFIKSPLLADKFPERNQNFENGWNFQQHGFNPFVGLDNSKPGMRQLDLALMMSGWAMDDVLAPGSSSLQIKSGVYGWEQHGLMDQQWQFESAEDASQSIKSAARLLGATRCGITRNHKVWNWDPLYDSKEGREVSWDEFPFVAKTVIVVLIEEDYQAIATAPSYVSGAAVGMGYSQMATVAGSLATFIRGLGYQAVGAGNDLGNSVSYAIEAGLGEGARNGHMMAPRFGPRVRIAKVYTDLELPDEAYDKPKSFGIMEFCEKCKLCAEKCPSKAISLDDKPGWGPTYENGENPEYSWHHQRGVKKFYNDAKKCYKYWVDSGTDCAICMTACPWNKPDFWHHRLIDASNAYTGGPIHTFMKVMDELFGYGNVFDEQAVIDFWKTGKDIEV
- a CDS encoding tetrachloroethene dehalogenase, whose product is MMALMWYLLGMFTVTAFIGYRKLDRLYKLNWIAKLGILASAIGMWFCIAWSWASFVEREPQSGAMGLVMFGFISIVIFAVTWRTQIAPNEKASYK
- a CDS encoding tetratricopeptide repeat protein, producing MTHEKPCEELSDAQNYYLQAANLLKEMEHNDNAELAIKYLTKSADLGLVEAQYQMGVMYSLGEHVAQSQSIAFDWFKKASDCDFIPAQFAMATLYFQSDQFDKAFDILNHLADKEITEAQTNLADLYLRGKGVDKDVVKAILLLKCAANKGDRFAQYRLGQLYYQGQDTATDYVSARKYIVLAMEQKVLQAHFIMGSMLEHGFGIDKDVVRAYSLYCYCRHYGMPNLDDLIEDVLGTLDDIKKQQAKQKAQEYCEHEPSPI
- a CDS encoding LuxR C-terminal-related transcriptional regulator, whose protein sequence is MNLPLFNHRLDNISEQLFEQETLVNFDIWGGLKRNERRGDGLKGKEYKYMTLMHSSNNTSSNRTWCSPPGFLSKNDHNVERILMSENPIIYNVPLRDSAHVRSLEISPYGLETKEQSTFTILVPICDNIEQRWKVILCFRIKNEQNQNPQLFLKCNQEPLIGIASKIYKLWLTFEGKDFNLYKVRGSFCENAIQIASLMVEGFSTKQMSEALHISGSGIEYHIESMRRILGATNRGSLIAELFRNGIVS